The Rhodothermales bacterium genome contains the following window.
GTCGAGCGAAGGATTCGAACTGACGAGGACTCGTTCCTTTACCCAGTCCGTCGACCACATCCGGATCGGAGGGCTAAGCGGCTCACTCCGCATTGTGGGCGGGGCCAGCTCGGTGGAACTGGAGGAACGGCTTGTATTCCGGGTCCGGGAGCGATCTGAGGCCCGGCGCCTGCTTGAGGTCACGCCTGATGACGCCAGGATAGTGGGGACGACCTTCGAGGTCGACACCCAGCCCGTTCGAGAAGTCAGCCGCCAACTCCGGCTGCGTGTGCCTGAACGCGTCTCGATTCTCGCGGATCTGGCCGGCGGCGCCATTGAGGTCACCGGGACGCGCGGGGACGCTCGGCTCCGCACGTCAGGCGGAGCAGTGTCCGTCGAGAACCTGGTGGGTCGTCTGGAGATCTCCAGTGCCGGCGGTGCGCTCTCGGTGCGCTCGGTGGAGGGCCCGGTGCGTGCGACCACGTCCGGTGGTTCGGTCTCCCTCCGCGGCGTGGCCGGCCGCGTCGAGGTGGTGACGGCCGGTGGTGGCGTGCTGGTTCGGGAGACCGGTTCGGACGTGCAGGTTTCCACTGCAGGAGGAGAGGTTATTGTGGAAGGAGCCGCGGGACGGGTGGAAGTCTCCACCGCCGGCGGAGACATCAATGTGACCTCCGTCGGGGGAGCGGCTGAACTCTCCACTGCCGGGGGCAACCTGGCGGTGCGTGCCATTGCCGGTCACGTCGAGGGCACCACGTCGGGGGGTGATGTCAGCGCGCAGGAACTGCTGGCAGGTGCCGACCTGGAAACCTTCGCTGGCGATATCGTGCTGCTGGACGTGGCCGGGCCGCTCCGGGTGATGACCCAGGTCGGGGACGTAATCCTTCGGCTGAGCGCGACTGAGGATGCCCCGGACGTGACGGCCACCACGCAATCGGGCGATGTGGAAATCTGGCTTTCCCAGGCCGTTTCCGCTCGTCTGGAAGCCACGTTGGGCATGGCCGGCGGCTTGTCGGGCCACGACATATCCAGTGATTTTCCGGTCACGCGCGAATCGCTCGGTTCCGCCCGAATCCGCAGCGTCGGCGTGCTCGGGGCGGGGGCCGGTCGGGTGCGTCTGGATGCGCGCAACGGAAGCATCCGGATCCGCACACTGAGGTGACGTTTTTGTCACCTGTGTGGTGCAACTACGCCATAATGCTCCCGTAACCTCGTTCAAACAAGGACTTTGGCCCCATGAACCGCTTATCTCACTTGAATCGGACCGTTCGCTTCTTCGCGCTGGCCGTGGTCGTGGCGCTCGCAGGATCCACTGCGGCGCTCGCCAAAGTCGAGAAGGACACCATCAAGCGCAGCTTCAATGTGGAACGGGGCGGCACGCTCTACGTGGACATTGACCGCGGCAACGTGATCGTCGAGGCGATCGACGGCAGCCAGGTGCATGTGGAGATGGAGCGTTTTGTCAACCACCGCGATGCCGATCAGGTGAAGCGCGTACTGGCACGGCACGAGTGGGAGATCGAAGGAGATGACGATGACGTGGTCATCGAATCCCGGTTCGAGCAGGGAGAGGGTCGCAACCGCTGGCGCAACACCGAAAATTTCCGGCTGCGCGTCACAGTGAAGGTGCCCTATGAGTACAACGTTGACTTCTCGTCCGGTGCCGGTAACGTGACGATTTCCGATCTGCGTGGGTACGTGGACGGACGCACCGGCGCAGGCAACATCCGCATCGGCGAAGTGAACGGTGACGTGGAACTGCATGCAGGCTCGGGCAACGTAGATGTCGACGGTGTCGTTGGAGAGCTTGAAGTGCACGTAGGTGCCGGCAACGTGACACTCGGATACGTGGATGGCGAAATCCAGGCAGCTACGGGCTCCGGAAATATCACCGCACGCATCACCCGTCAGCCCAGCGACGAGTCTACCCTCGAGTCCGGTGCCGGCAATGTCGTCGTGTATCTGCGTGACGAAATCGGCCTGTATGTGGACGCCAAGACCAGCGTCGGCTCGGCCAGTTGCGCCTTCGGACTGGAAGTCGAAGGACGCTGGATGAGCAAGAGCTTTGCGGGAGAGGTCAACGGAGGCGGGCCGGATCTGACACTGCGCTCCGGTGTCGGCAACGTATCCCTGCGTCGCATGTAGTTGCACCCGACCAGAAAGTCTGGGCCGGTCCTTCGAGGGCCGGCCCATTTTTTTTGCCCCAGGCTGCAACTTAACACTGTTAACCGAATATAGACCGGGTCCGCTGTAAGCCCTTCCAATGCCCGCTGAACCAGAATCCAACGGAGTCGATCTGCGTCGCCTGATCCTGGATGAGACGCGGCATCTCCTGGTGGCGGAGGGGTACAACAGCCTGTCGATGCGTCGCATCGCAAAGAAGATCGGCTACTCGGCTACCGCCATCTATCTGCACTTCGACAGCAAGGATGCCTTGGTGCATACGCTGATCGACGAAGGCATGGGCCGCCTGTATGACAGGCTGAAGGATCTCAAGCCCGAGCAGGGAGACCCGGCGGAAGCCCTGCACAAGGGCTGCATGGCCTACGTGAGATTTGGCCTGGACAATCCCGAGTACTACGAAATCATGCATCTCCTGCATCCGGAGCGCATGGAGCGGTACCCGGCCGAGAAGTTTCGGCGTGCCCGGCGCAGCCTCGAAATGATCGGACAGATCTTGGAGCGCGGCGTCAAGGCGGGCACCTTCACCGTCGAGTCCGCGACCGTCGCCTCCACAGCCATCTGGGCCATGCTGCACGGTGTGGTGTCGCTGATCATCTCCAGGCGCGTTGATGTGCGCATCGACCAGGAAGAACTCATCCAGACTCTGGTCGGCCAGGTGGTCACCAGCGTCACCCTCAAGCCAGTTCGCGTTCGGGTATGACGACCAGGGCACCTCTCGCACGTCTGGGCAGCACGCTGCCGCAACTCTTCTTTGAGGCGCGCTCGCGCTACGGAGACTATGATGCCCTGCACCGCCGGTTGGGCATCGGATGGGAGACCACCTCGAGCGATGAGTTCTTTCGGCGATCGGGAAACATCGCGCTCGGAATGCGCAAGTTCGGCCTGAACGCCGGAGACCGGGTGGCCTTCTACATGAACTCGGATTCCGAGTTTGTCGTGGTGGATATGGGCTGCCTGATCTCGGGCATCGTCGACGTGCCCATCTACCTGTCGCAGGCTCCTGAGGCCGTGCACTACGTGCTGGAGCATTCGGGCTCGCGCATCCTGTTCGTATCCAACGCGGAGCTGCTGGAAGAAGTGCGGCCGGCATTGCGCAACCTGCCGGCGCTCGAGACCATCGTCGTGGTCGATGGGCCCGCTGCCACGGCAGAAGGCATCACCGTGATTACGCTTCGTCAATTGGAGCGCATGGGGGCGGAGGCCGGTGACGCCGCAGCGGTGCGCCGACTGGCGGATCAACGGTATCCGGATGACCTCGCGACCATCATATACACGTCGGGCACCACGGGCACACCCAAGGGAGTGATGCTCAGCCACGAGAACCTGGCGTCCAACGCGCTCTACACCTACCAGGAGACTGGCAAGTATCGATTTGGCCCGGATGGCGAGACGGTGCTCTCCTTTCTTCCGCTCAGCCACGTGTTCGCGCGCACCATGTGCTATGCATCGGTCGCGTTCGGCAGCCCGATCTGGTTCACCACACCGGACAGGCTGATCGAGGATTTCGGCAACGTGCGGCCCACCGTGTTTGCCACCGTGCCGCGCGTGCTTGAGAAGGTGTA
Protein-coding sequences here:
- a CDS encoding TetR/AcrR family transcriptional regulator; the protein is MPAEPESNGVDLRRLILDETRHLLVAEGYNSLSMRRIAKKIGYSATAIYLHFDSKDALVHTLIDEGMGRLYDRLKDLKPEQGDPAEALHKGCMAYVRFGLDNPEYYEIMHLLHPERMERYPAEKFRRARRSLEMIGQILERGVKAGTFTVESATVASTAIWAMLHGVVSLIISRRVDVRIDQEELIQTLVGQVVTSVTLKPVRVRV
- a CDS encoding DUF4097 family beta strand repeat protein; this encodes MRTAAACILTLLLIAPAGAQDLRESSEGFELTRTRSFTQSVDHIRIGGLSGSLRIVGGASSVELEERLVFRVRERSEARRLLEVTPDDARIVGTTFEVDTQPVREVSRQLRLRVPERVSILADLAGGAIEVTGTRGDARLRTSGGAVSVENLVGRLEISSAGGALSVRSVEGPVRATTSGGSVSLRGVAGRVEVVTAGGGVLVRETGSDVQVSTAGGEVIVEGAAGRVEVSTAGGDINVTSVGGAAELSTAGGNLAVRAIAGHVEGTTSGGDVSAQELLAGADLETFAGDIVLLDVAGPLRVMTQVGDVILRLSATEDAPDVTATTQSGDVEIWLSQAVSARLEATLGMAGGLSGHDISSDFPVTRESLGSARIRSVGVLGAGAGRVRLDARNGSIRIRTLR
- a CDS encoding DUF4097 family beta strand repeat protein; translation: MNRLSHLNRTVRFFALAVVVALAGSTAALAKVEKDTIKRSFNVERGGTLYVDIDRGNVIVEAIDGSQVHVEMERFVNHRDADQVKRVLARHEWEIEGDDDDVVIESRFEQGEGRNRWRNTENFRLRVTVKVPYEYNVDFSSGAGNVTISDLRGYVDGRTGAGNIRIGEVNGDVELHAGSGNVDVDGVVGELEVHVGAGNVTLGYVDGEIQAATGSGNITARITRQPSDESTLESGAGNVVVYLRDEIGLYVDAKTSVGSASCAFGLEVEGRWMSKSFAGEVNGGGPDLTLRSGVGNVSLRRM